A segment of the Bactrocera neohumeralis isolate Rockhampton chromosome 3, APGP_CSIRO_Bneo_wtdbg2-racon-allhic-juicebox.fasta_v2, whole genome shotgun sequence genome:
AGCAACTGATGAGCGATTTTTCATGTGCAGTCGGAGTCTACATCCATTGCAAGCGCTGCAGATACCATAATCAAAGatgacataaaaaatattaaaagttcacTTAGTGCCAGCGCACAAGAATTGCAGGCTTTGCCAGCTCCTGGTATTAATAATACCAGAGACTTTCTCCTTTGGTACGATCGTGTCAACGAGGAAATTACCAGGCATACAGATGCGCAATATTATCAATACTTGCAACAATTGGAACAGCGGGATGCAGAATGTGGAGAAATTTTAGAACAGATCAACTCGGCAATGCAGCAGTTGAACACCTTAAAAAATGAATATGAGACGGTGTCGCAAAAAACTAGTGCTTTAAATACAGCCAGCGAGCAATTGACGGAGGAACAGCAGCGTTTACATAAGCTTGGGGAAGAAATACAACGACGATTACACTACTTTAGTCAAGTAGAACTGCTGCATCAGCGACTGCAGAGTCCTACACTATCAGTGGCAAGCGAGGCATTTCGTGAATGTTTGGATCGTATCGACGAGTGCCTTGAATATATGAGAGCAAATGTAAAgtacaaaaacataaacatttgtaattacagactaacaaaatttgtatatatttttagccTAAGTTCAAGGATGCTGGTTCTTATACAGTTAAATACAAACACTGTCTGGCCAAAGCGGtgactttaataaaaaattatacatccGTTATTATGTCGCAAGCTACCGCTGCTACGCTACATCCAAAACAAGCGCACTTAACTACCCTGCAAAGcgcaactgcaaacatttcggACACTGACAAGAAAAATAGTGCAACTATAACAAACAGTTCGCCGGATGCCGCATTCGCTTTATATTATGGCAAATACCAAACAGCTGCCGTAAAGATTAAACGTGTAGCGCAGTTAGTTGAGTCTCGTCTAGAACGCAGCGCCGAATATGAGCAGTTGCTGGGTGAAATGCATCAAAACTATCTAAACGAACGGGCACTCATTATGTCACCCGCTGTTAATAAGGCAATATTGGAATTGAAAGCCGCACATAAAGGCGACCATTGCGCGCTAACCCGTAGCGCTTGCGCATTTCTAGTGCATGTTTGCCAGGACGAACAGCGGCTATTCTTTCAATTTTTCGCATTAGGCAGCGAACAGTTGACGTAAGTAACAATCTTagagtatttttattattatttttttttttttgcaatttctatttctttttagttatttatttttttttattattttacttgttCTACTtcattatatgaaaaatttgtacTTTTTAGCACTTATTTGGAGGGACTTTGCACCATATTGTATGACACAATGCGACCCTTCATTATACACATTAACCACTTGGAAACTTTGGCGGAAATTTGTTCCATTTTACGCATAGAAATGCTCGAGGAGCACGTACAACAAAATCGTAAGCTATTTACCATACTTCAGacattgtttgaaaaatttactaaaaaaaaattattttcgaaaaagctGGCGCACTCGAAGCATTTGCGAACACTGCAAATCAGCTACTTCAGGATGTTCAAGAGCGTTTGGTGTTTCGTGCGCATCTTTATTTGCAATCGGACATTTTGAATTATAATCCATCAGCTGGGGATCTGGCTTACCCAGATAAGCTGGAAATGATGGAGAGCATCGCATTGTCTCTACAGGATACACAGCATATGCGACGTTATGATTCGCGTTCATCGCTCAATTCGAGCATTTCAAGTGCAATAGAAACGGAAAGCGTCGACACTGCAAATCGACAACGAAACATAAGTAAATTAACAAAGTCAAACGTGTAAGGTGCATAATTtgctaatattatataatacacaTTTGACAGACTCTTCTCCTGCCGACCTCCATGGCATGTGGTATCCAACCGTACGCCGCACATTAGTGTGTCTTTCACGCCTGTACCGTTGCGTAGATCGTCCCATATTTCAAGGACTCTCTCAGGAGGCACTGAAACTCTGCATTCAAAGTGTCTCCGCTGCAGCAACGAAAATTTCCGCAGCGAAAGTATGCaagatttttatatacatatattctaactCTATACTAATGTCTCTTACAACTAAACCATAGACCCCAATAGACGGCGAACTTTTCGAAATAAAGCATCTCCTTATTTTGCGCGAGCAAATAGCGCCTTTTCGCGTAGATTTCACCATCAAAGAGACTTCGTTGGACTTTAGCAAAGTGAAGACAGCAGCATTTGGCCTGCTGCAAAAGCGCAAACAGCTTTTCTCAATGGGCAGCAATAATGCGCTACTCGAGTTTTTGCTTGAAGGCACGCCACAAATTAAGGAACATCTGTTGGACTCGCGTAAAGAAGTCGATCGTCATCTGAAAATGGTCTGCGAACAATTTATAAAGGATGCGGTGCAAATGCTTGTTTCGcccattttaaaatttctagacAAAGCGCAAACGCTCTTACAAACTAAGGACAACAAAGGCGGTGGAAATGAAAAGGACGGAACAGCTGCGACCAAAGTGAACTATGCTTTAAGACAGAGCGCGTGGGCGAGCCCACAGCAAATTAGCAGTATCATTCAAGAGACACAGCGTCTAATAAAGAATAAATTGTCGTCACTACAACGTTCCATGCAACTCTACTTAAGCAATCGCGATACAGAGTTTATAATCTTTCGTCCGATTCGTGTAAGTATTGGTTTACTGAATCGCTAaccatataacatatttaaccTTACATTTCTGCAGAATAACATCATTCAAACATTCGTTAAATTGGAGCAACTGCTCTCCACAAATGGTTACAATAACGACGATATGATCATCACCGGTTGTCCAACGGCCGAGCAGGTGTCTATATTATTGTCCAGCGCAAGCATTCTGGCCACAGAAGGTATTGTGAACTTCTCAGCGGCGACGCGAAAGACCAGCACCTCTTCCAACGAGGAATCGGCGCAAGCGAGACGCATAAGTTTCGAGAAGCGTGTGTCGTTTGAAGGCGGTGTTACGCCGCTAGCGACCATGGAAAATCTACCCGAAATGCCCGAATCCGGTTCCTCAGCAGCTTCGCCTGCGCCGACAACGCTTTCAGAGCCAAATGATAATGACACAACTGCAACAGCGGAAACGGAGGGGAAGCTATTGTGTAGCTGATTTCGTAAGCGTTCAAACCGTTAGTTACATAGTATGCTGTATATGCTGAAGGGACTTTGAGCGAATAACACATGCAAAAGGAATGCGAAACAAAAtcttgatttatttttactattactTAGCTCACATATGTTGTTGCCTACCTTTAATCTTAAAGCAAAATTATATTCCATGTGTCACCCACttatatgtattaataaaataataatatacctaTAGTGAAATGTATCCATGTATAACATAGACTATCATTAAGAGGTTATATCCACTGCAACTCAGAAAAAACTCTTTGATACGGTTTCGGGATCAAGACGATCTTTTCAAGGATATACGAACCGTTTCAACAACAGTCGGATCTACGAAACCGAAGCACCGTCGACTCGACAGAATactgtcgctacaacaacaacaaacacatgatCTTAGCGCCATTTCCACGTCAGTCGGATCTACGAAGCCGGAAAGGTTTTTATACGACATAACACTGTTGACTCGACAGAAatctgtcgctacaacaacaacagctcttTGAAAGAATTCCCACAACGCTCGGTTCTACGTTACCGGTATTGACCCTGATTTTATCCatataaaaactgttatttGGCGGATCTAATAATAAGAATCTTTGAAACAAGGTGTCTGGCGACCTTAAAATTATCTCATAtccaacaaaaaagaaattcaaatagACGGATGCAAGTAATGTTTGAAaacaagttaaaatttttatttttggaaaatggcggcttccaaaaaaaacatttttttatacttcaGATGTCTAAAAAAAACGACATCTTATCAAAAATTGTTCTAGCCGCTTCGGAAAAAGTTCCCTTATAGACTCGGAGAACTGCGTTACgagaaaaattagttaaaaatttttagagcCGATCacactaagttaaaaaaatccTACTTTGATATCTCCGAAACTTTTtgtcgaaattttgaaattcactCGGGCTTATAATTCCTTAACTTGAATAGGGATGGTAACCCACTGTTCCTAAAATCGAAGATATGTACTTGCTGTGTAATGTTATCGGATAGCTAAAAGAAAGCCCTATATAATGGAGTCTCAGGAAACAAGCTATTTAGATGAAAGAGTTCAGGAAGTCTCGCGAATGATGAGGGTATGCAATAATCAGAGCGAACACTGAGAAGCAGAGCTTAGAGGCTCCGTTATATATTTAAGATGTGTTCCGATAACAAAGTGATACATCACGGGACGTCAACGGACAAGTCTgaatcttgttgttgttgttgttttaacggggattcaatccccgttgggatggtaaatatcatttgtgttgtcgtcgaggtcatctaacggtaggcccaagaaacgtgctgtttcgacggggtcggaccaaagggaggagggtgttagatgggtagggtttgtggggcatgcaaagaggtggtcagtgttatgcggagactcgttgcatgcaggacatacatcgagtatgtcagggtctattctggataagtaggagtttaacctgctacagtatccagaacgaagatGCGCAGatgcgtttctcgcggcagctggagctcttcgtctgcgatgggtggtggtttaactccaagaacgccattcacgggaacgCCACGGgaaaggtgttgatggctccgctgtgaatggcggtcaagTCTGAATCTTCTTCAGTAGTGAATCTTCTTCAGTAGTGTTATGTTAGTTTCCGGAAACAGTTAGGTGTTGCGCCAGTTTAGTTCTTTGCCTCCTAAGCAAATGTAAATACAACAGCAATAGTTCTAGGAGATAGGCGTTCGCTTTTGTGCAAATGCCATCAATTCCATTGGTTTTGGAAGTACCAAAATACAGGTTTCAGAAGTGGGCGCACCTTCCGATTTTCCGCACCACACATCGGGTATGTAAAGGCTGGTCAATGACAAATTGCAGGCCTTGGTGAAATAGGCTTACTCTCGTCGAGCCTGTGTGTTTAAGCATCGGTATATTTATTCCTTCTGGCTTGATGTATTTCCATGCCCTTGATTTCTTGAGGACACTCTGAACTTCTTCGTCAGTGAACACATCTTTTCGCCTTGTCCACCGAAGAGTGCAGTATAACTTGCCGGCTAAAGTAGCTAGCGCAGTTCTTCAAGTCCGAGGAGGCACGACCGTCGAATTTAATTTCGACAGGGTTATCGTTGTCTCATTTCGTCCGAATGCAGCGAGCAGTAGCTCGTTATTACTCGAGAGTTTACGCAGAAACCTGCAAGTCACCCGCTTGAAACGAAACCGCTTCCttggaacaacaaaaaaagggtACTCTAACACTTCGATGAACTATCGACTACATTTCGGACGCGATTAATTTCCAACAGGCACTGAACACCATtcacacaacaaaaaatatatttttttttttttctaatattagtgaaaaaagttcaatttttatttattcattcgatttttcacataaaaaggACGGATACAATTATCGCTTATAAAACATGTCTTATAAAAGCTTTTCGTTTGCAAATTGCTTGCTTAACATTTCTTTGTATGTAGTAGTGTGTGTATATGGTATTAAATTACATATACTTTTTACAATGTCAACTTAACGTCGGTTTattagttatacatacatacatatgtatgtatatgtaagttttaTGCAGTTATATGTTTATAAGACTATGTACGTTACGTAACTTATTGCTACTGTAGATTTCATACTTCTTTGTTTTCAACAATACAAACTTCAATATAAAAAAGGCAGTTAATCGAATAAAATTGATTAACCATTTATgaatttagtacaaaaaatacaCTTTTCATTTCAATAATATGCGCTAAGACACTTTAGTAATCGAGATTTGCTGCAAATGCTATTGGGGATATGTTTATATGATACGAGTATCAGCTATTTTAGCTTTGTACATGTGAGATTTTCGGTTTTTTACTTAACATACAATAATTATTGGTTTCATTTCATGCGTTTTAATCATATTTAAGACTTTCAACTAAAGTAAATCGTAGTTTAAAAATGCACTACACtaacataaacaaaaagttTCTAATATATAGTTAATTGGTTGCAAAATAAAAGACGGCGCCACAGTGTTGGACGGAATACGTTTGCTGAGCTCTGCGCTGGCAATTAAGctgcatcaaaaaaaaaaaaaataaaacttatatcGACTCGGTAACTCACAAATAAATTAGATTCGAGGGTACAATAAGGCTAATTGAGCCAatctattatacatacatatttgtcttTTCTAGCTTAACTATGTATTtactcatgtatgtatgtaatttgtgaacacattaaaaaataaaattaaaatacgattgcggaaaatttcaagaatacgttctaaactaaaattttcaaaattcaaattcaaattgtgGAAGTAAAAGTTTAAAGAGAAGGCACAAAAgtgtttgttgtgattttttgttgttttcgaaTATGGCATATGCGCACTAGGTGAGTAAATGGAGGCAATTCAAAACGATATGCATTCGACTGCGCATCAGATAAATAAATACGCTGAAGAACACTAGTGACACGGACATCGTGGCGCGCCAGCCCATATTGTAAATCGAACAGTAGGGGCATTGCGAACTGCCGCACACCTCGCAGATGTTCAGCAAATATGTAGGCAAGGCGTCGAATATGGACTCGTTGAAACGCTCTGAAAAGcaccaaaaaaaagaaaaacacattttaaccGATACTTAGATGTCAGAGAAATAGTTAGCATGctatataaaacattttagcTATTGCTTACCGGGCGCATAATAATCATAGACGCGTATGGGCAGGTAGCGCGACATATTCGCCACTGGGTACCAGCGTTCGATGGTGAAGTTGACGCAAATGTCTTCCTGGTCGAGCTGTGTGTAGTTAAGTAAAACATATTCAATTAATATATCCATAAACTTGTGGAGTATAAACACTTACGTAGTCAAAGTAGAAGATGACTTTCTGATGCGAATATTTAGCGCGGCGCAAATTGCGCACGCGATTGCTCAGCACATAGTGATCGAGTCGCTGCTGCTGTATCCAATAGCCGGTGGGAATGGCGACATCCAGCACTGCCATGCCAGAACGTTCCGATTCGCGTGTGTTGATCcaactaaaaagtgaattaAGATTGTTGCAGGCATAAAATCAAGAAATTTCGTTTATGGTCTTACTTTTGACAAGCAATGTAGGATATGTGCGACTGATTTCTGCCGTGGAAAATGGCGCGGGTGTGCAGACCGAAGGCTGGCACTGGCGGTTTCGTTTGGAATTTCTCAATATCCACGTTGTACTGCACATGCATTTGTAATATCGCATAACCAGCGCCTTTAGCTTGCACTTTAACTGTGCCCCAGGATTCCGGTATCTGTTACGAAAAGAGGTTAATTtagttaaaacaagaaaaaacgttaacttcggctgcactgaagctagaATATCCTTTATAATGAGAATATCCTTTGTAATGagaaagtttccatacaagaacttaatttggaACGTTCGGTTTATATGACAGTTTTGCTTTATactagtccgatctgaaaattttcttggGATATCGTAATGCTGTCTTTGATAAAAATCATGTGAAGATGTTTttaatacaagaacttgttttggATCGttaaatttgtatgacagctatttgctatagcaCTCCGATCTCGAAAATTTCTTATGCCATCATAGCGTTGACTTGGAAAACTATCCATGCCAAATtacatcaagatatctcaacagAAAAAAGGTTTTTCATGCAAGAACTTAATTTACTTCAATCAGTTTGTAAAGAAGCTATATTCTATAACCGTCCGTTCTGAAAACTTTCTTTGGATATCGTAATgctgtcttagaaaataatacatgtaaaatttcgtgaagatatctcgataaataaaaatgttttccatataggaacttaattttgatcgttcactttgtgtggcagctatatgctatagtagtccgatctgaaaaatctCTTCGGATATCGTAATGTTGCCCTAGAAAAAAATACAGGTTaaatttcatgcagatatctcgataaataaaaatgttttccatataagaacttaatttcgGACGCTCGGTTTGTATGAAAACTATAcgaatatgctatagtggtccgatctggaaAGTTTCTTTGAATGCAGAAACGCtgctatgtcaaatttcatgaagaagaCACAGAgcaaaaaatatctataatttgCGGGCAATAACGCACCTCAATGGACTGCAGTTGCGCCAAATTTGTATCATCGATGTGGAGCGCTTGTATTTTGCCACCTTGCGACGAAGCCTCGACCTCAACAGTCAGCGAGGATACTTCACGTATACGCGAATGCACGGTGTACTCAACTAGGGCACGCAAAGCTGCACTGGTGTCTTGTGTGGACGCCCAGCCACCATCGTTCAGACGTTGAGCATTTAACCAGCGCACGATCGGATCCACTATGAATTCACGACGCGACACATAAACCAACAAAGCATACGCTGTCGTTTCGATATTCAAAGCGTCAAACTCGTACGGAAGGCGTGGCAGTGAGAAccatttttgattttccaaTTTCTTTGGCGGTTGCGGCACCTCTTTGCTACCCCAGTACATGAAATCGCCAATTACGCGTGCATGTCGACGCAATATGGAAAATACATGCTCGGCCATTGGTGATTTGCAGAGTAAGAGCGCATATGCGGTGATGGCTACGTCATATGGTTCATCAGTGTCTTCCAAAAATTGCATGTTACGCTCGATCCACGATATGGCGCGTTGTTGGGCCAGAGCAACGCGTGCACCCAACGAACCAGAAAGATCTTTAACCGAAGCCAGTGTGATTAGCACATGCGATGTTAGTGTGATATTGCGGTTTTGTAGACTGGTATTATTCGCGAAATTCGTGCGATTCATTTTGCGATCGGGCAACCAAGTGACTTCGTAGAAAGCGCCTTCCGGTGTTTGATGTTGCAACAGCCAGCgcatatttttatcaataatgGTCGAATCAATCCAAATAAAGTTTTCCCATTCATAAAATGAAGCTTCCTGTTAGTCGGAttagacaaatattttcgattcaGTTAATCGGTTAAAATATATTGAGACTGATAATAAAGCAATGATGGCACTCACCTGGAACACGCGCACGCAGTACGCTGTCAACCACACCGAAGATGCCGAGTTGTTCCAATCCGAACGAAAAAGCGAGAAAGAACCGTCCGCACGCATGAAACTCAACTGTCGCTGATAAGCAATATTCATGTGATAGAAAGCGTGTTTCTCCGTCGTTTTGTTACGTTGATTAATCAAACGCATGTACATGATAGTGTACAGATTGGCCGCGAACGAGAAGGCGTTCTGTTCCGCAGATTCCATTGGTAAGTAAAGCAGCGAGGTTGCATTCACCGGCATTGTGGGGAAGATCGGACCCACAACATCGCCCACAACGGATATACGTGCACGATTTGAGCCGTAAACAAAGTAACGGTCTACTTGATAAGGAATTTCCGGCGTTTGTGTTATGTTCACATGCATATATTCCAGCACATAGGCGCGATTCGATAGATCAAGCAGTATGGATTGATGACGGTACTGAGGCAAGCCGTCCGATTCGACATGAAGACGACGTGTGATGGTATCAGTGCCGAGCAGCGTGGCAACATGCAATGTAACATCAACGTCGCCCAATTTCTGCGGCACCACCGGTACATAGACAATGGTAGTGCCCTGTGCCTCCAAATAGATAAAGAATTGGTGCTCGCCAAATGATGTGCGTGGATTGTAGGAACGCACTATGCCGTTTTCCTCAACATGCACAAACTTGTAATCTTTGCTGCCGTGCAACACTACAGTCGCCTCAATGGGTGTGGTCATGTAATTGAAGACTGTCACACGTATGCCAACCTGTTCGCCTTGCCTGCAATGTTCTGGCATTTCGACATTGATGAAGAACGGCTGCACGCCCACATACTCGATTGCTTTATTCAACATGCCGAAACCTTTGGATGGACTAACACTGAATGCGCTCACCATCCAGTAGGCCGGTCGATCTGGTACCTCAACATTGAAGATATAACGGCCGTGTGGACCAATATTTACATCTTTCCACAGCCAAACATTCTCATAGTGCCGCAAAATGCGATTGAAGCGATATTTGCGATAATTTAAAAGCTCGGTGTCATTGCGCACGCGACAGCCGATCTCATCGGTGCCGTCGTCACAGTCGAACAGACCGTCACATTGCTTATTCAGCGAATAGCAACGTCCCGAAAGGCATTCGCCATAGCCGAGTGTGCGATTACAGGTGTCGAAACGACGTGGTACATAGCCGTCGGTAAATACGATTAGGCCGCTGTAGGCAAACGTGCGATTCGCGTCAATACCGAACGAGGAGGCCGGGAAGTATACAAGCTCATCAGGTGTGCCAGCATGTGTATGCCAGACATGTTTGTAAGTGCCATTGGTTTGCTCATCGAATGAAGACATTTTCGTAACTATTTTGGCATAGGTCAACTCGTTGCCCGCTTGCATTGTGTAAAAAGCGCTGTCGATGCCTGAAAGTCCAACATATGAACCGGGTTCACCGAATATAGCCACCTCCACTTTTTCACCAGTTCGCGCCTTACGATTGTTGATGTACACGGTGAAATTATTACGAGATATGCCGTTAACTGGGAATGTGAGCGAGTCCGCAACTATTTGCCCGGCAAGTGTAATCTTCCAAACGACAATTGTAGCCATTGGCGCCATCTCGGCGCTCAACACAACCGCAATGGTGCGTATACCCTCGGTTATTGTTTCACGATCATTCATTAGGATCACACCCTTCGACATAATTAAATAGTTAAAGTCTTCCAGGTAGAAATTCGTGCGTATGTGGAAGATGATATATTCTCCAACGACAGGCGTGTCCGTGCTCGTAGAAACTTTGATATGTTGATTCCGAGGTGAATAATGTGAGACCATGAGAAGTTCTGTTTGAGCACGTTCTCCACGTGGATCAACAAAACTCGCCTGTAATCGCATACGTTCAACACCATTTAGAAAATCACGTGACTGTGGGCGATCATCCAGTTGTAAATCGTTGCGTATATCCACTTTCACCGCCCAAATGCCTGGGCTGGAGGCAGACATTTGTAGACGCGTGGCAGGCCATTCGCGTCGACCGCCGCTTTTGCTTTCTACAAACCCGGTCACATCCATAACGGCTGCTCTAAGCAGATTCTCATCAATTGGTGAACCATCATGATATTCCACAGCCAAATATGCGGTGAACGGCATAGCTGGTTTGAAAACCTGTGGAGATTCGCCTAAAAAGGCCACACGTATGCTGGAATTATAGATGCGAGCAATGGCGTAACCCGATATCACTTCATCATAGAATTTCTCGCCAACTGTAGCTGTGATCAATACTTCCATACCTgtattgtgaaaataaaaacgaGACATTGTAATGGagtgcaatttaaaaaaaaaaaaaaaaaattgtgaaaatgaaaatgaaaagcaTCTCACCCGCCAAATTGGGTACCAAAACTTCCAATTCCCGTATTGGCCACTTGAAGTCGAATGTTCCATTAAAATAACGCAAAAACGGTAGAGTTTTCCTATAACTATTAGTCCAGGAGTCATATGTCTCCGCCACGTCCGGCTTGCGCACCCAGAATGGCCACTCTTCCTCAAATTCATAGTGACGTTCAACCACATATTGATTGCGATAGAGCATATCCTGATTACGATTAACATCCTCTGGTGTCGGTACTGGACTATATTGATTATAATACatttgttgctggtgttgtatGTGCCGTGCAGCTTCCTCGGTGGGCGAACGACCCAGACGGAACTTTTCATTCAAAACCTGATTACTGAAGTAGCCTATAGGCCGAATAGTAGCTTTCAACGTAAGATTGCCACGTACTGGATGACCACTAGTGAAATTGGCCATAACACGACCGTGTATAAAGGGATCGGTGGTGAAGAAAAATGCCGGCATTGTTACATTAACTTCAAATCGGGTCTGATAATATTCTTCCACACTGAAATGTCCTTCTTCCACCTGTCCTTGTGCAATAACACGTACGGTCCATTCACCGAAAGTCGGCTGATCAGAAAGTTTGTATTCCAAAGAAACAGAGCCAAGATTTGATTGTCtgtaatatagaaaaaaaaatattattataaagtaaaattgcaatttgaatattttttataccgtGATATCCAGCGTCGCAC
Coding sequences within it:
- the LOC126753102 gene encoding CD109 antigen isoform X2; amino-acid sequence: MSPKGISLCDMYFLLSLKQCVFTAVFLTLLWNSSTVAAQQDTYYNTQQQQQSQTFNQNNPQNSFPGSQGYDDTNQRFNTDAYNPNLNQNTNTRYRTDNFNDLPNDERPNTSYGADEDLNFGRGKTSYNVKATFLESFHSREPTYFIVSSRMVRPGLIYKVAVSILRAQYPVTVHASISCDGVQISGDSKDVKVGVPETMLMRVPPTSVAGEYKLRVEGFYQDIFGGLAFLNETRLDFSQRSMSIFIQTDKPLYMQGETVRFRTIPITTELKGFDSAVDVYMMDPNRHIVRRWISRQSNLGSVSLEYKLSDQPTFGEWTVRVIAQGQVEEGHFSVEEYYQTRFEVNVTMPAFFFTTDPFIHGRVMANFTSGHPVRGNLTLKATIRPIGYFSNQVLNEKFRLGRSPTEEAARHIQHQQQMYYNQYSPVPTPEDVNRNQDMLYRNQYVVERHYEFEEEWPFWVRKPDVAETYDSWTNSYRKTLPFLRYFNGTFDFKWPIRELEVLVPNLAGMEVLITATVGEKFYDEVISGYAIARIYNSSIRVAFLGESPQVFKPAMPFTAYLAVEYHDGSPIDENLLRAAVMDVTGFVESKSGGRREWPATRLQMSASSPGIWAVKVDIRNDLQLDDRPQSRDFLNGVERMRLQASFVDPRGERAQTELLMVSHYSPRNQHIKVSTSTDTPVVGEYIIFHIRTNFYLEDFNYLIMSKGVILMNDRETITEGIRTIAVVLSAEMAPMATIVVWKITLAGQIVADSLTFPVNGISRNNFTVYINNRKARTGEKVEVAIFGEPGSYVGLSGIDSAFYTMQAGNELTYAKIVTKMSSFDEQTNGTYKHVWHTHAGTPDELVYFPASSFGIDANRTFAYSGLIVFTDGYVPRRFDTCNRTLGYGECLSGRCYSLNKQCDGLFDCDDGTDEIGCRVRNDTELLNYRKYRFNRILRHYENVWLWKDVNIGPHGRYIFNVEVPDRPAYWMVSAFSVSPSKGFGMLNKAIEYVGVQPFFINVEMPEHCRQGEQVGIRVTVFNYMTTPIEATVVLHGSKDYKFVHVEENGIVRSYNPRTSFGEHQFFIYLEAQGTTIVYVPVVPQKLGDVDVTLHVATLLGTDTITRRLHVESDGLPQYRHQSILLDLSNRAYVLEYMHVNITQTPEIPYQVDRYFVYGSNRARISVVGDVVGPIFPTMPVNATSLLYLPMESAEQNAFSFAANLYTIMYMRLINQRNKTTEKHAFYHMNIAYQRQLSFMRADGSFSLFRSDWNNSASSVWLTAYCVRVFQEASFYEWENFIWIDSTIIDKNMRWLLQHQTPEGAFYEVTWLPDRKMNRTNFANNTSLQNRNITLTSHVLITLASVKDLSGSLGARVALAQQRAISWIERNMQFLEDTDEPYDVAITAYALLLCKSPMAEHVFSILRRHARVIGDFMYWGSKEVPQPPKKLENQKWFSLPRLPYEFDALNIETTAYALLVYVSRREFIVDPIVRWLNAQRLNDGGWASTQDTSAALRALVEYTVHSRIREVSSLTVEVEASSQGGKIQALHIDDTNLAQLQSIEIPESWGTVKVQAKGAGYAILQMHVQYNVDIEKFQTKPPVPAFGLHTRAIFHGRNQSHISYIACQNWINTRESERSGMAVLDVAIPTGYWIQQQRLDHYVLSNRVRNLRRAKYSHQKVIFYFDYLDQEDICVNFTIERWYPVANMSRYLPIRVYDYYAPERFNESIFDALPTYLLNICEVCGSSQCPYCSIYNMGWRATMSVSLVFFSVFIYLMRSRMHIVLNCLHLLT